In a single window of the uncultured Dysgonomonas sp. genome:
- a CDS encoding vWA domain-containing protein: MKKFVLLSSVLFAFIAMTVGCSAATAENRGKEQNMELSVSATDNEMNGGTKIQVAILLDTSSSMDGLIEQAKSRLWNIVNTLTTLRYEGKAPRIEIALYEYGNDGIRTSDYIRQVTPLTTDLDLISQKLFALTTYGGDEYCGAVINKAVEALDWGKNSSDMKLIYIAGNEPFTQGRISYKTSIDRALGKDIFVNTIHCGNHSSGVSGMWRDAAIRGKGKFFNIDHNARVRYYDTPYDDRISICNDRLNATYLGYGHLGFARKEMQAVQDVNAKSISRANMAERAVSKSASVYKNSDWDLVDRVKDDKEALNNIRQSELPKELQNKSKIEIQKVITEKEAERAAIQKEINELAKKRQDYIDKQLKNDNASDDLGKAINESVLAFANQKGYTISK; this comes from the coding sequence ATGAAAAAGTTTGTACTATTAAGCTCAGTGTTATTTGCTTTTATAGCAATGACTGTTGGCTGTTCCGCCGCAACAGCCGAAAATAGGGGAAAAGAGCAGAACATGGAATTGTCTGTATCTGCAACTGATAATGAAATGAATGGGGGGACGAAAATACAGGTTGCTATTCTGCTCGATACGTCGAGCAGTATGGACGGGCTGATTGAACAGGCCAAGTCTCGTTTATGGAACATAGTGAATACACTTACCACACTGCGGTATGAGGGGAAAGCTCCCCGTATAGAAATTGCTTTGTATGAATATGGGAATGACGGTATACGCACGAGCGATTATATCCGGCAGGTAACACCTCTGACTACCGATCTCGATCTGATTTCTCAAAAACTATTCGCACTGACTACCTATGGAGGAGACGAATATTGCGGGGCAGTTATAAATAAAGCCGTAGAAGCACTGGATTGGGGAAAAAACTCATCGGATATGAAGCTTATTTATATCGCTGGTAATGAACCGTTCACACAGGGGCGTATTTCTTATAAAACGTCTATAGATCGTGCTTTGGGCAAAGATATATTTGTGAATACAATACATTGTGGCAACCACAGTTCGGGCGTTAGTGGCATGTGGCGTGATGCAGCAATAAGAGGAAAGGGAAAGTTTTTCAATATCGATCACAATGCGAGAGTGCGCTATTACGATACTCCTTACGATGACAGGATAAGTATTTGTAACGACCGGCTGAATGCTACTTATTTGGGCTACGGACACCTTGGTTTTGCACGGAAAGAGATGCAGGCTGTTCAGGATGTGAATGCGAAATCTATATCGAGAGCTAATATGGCAGAGCGGGCTGTAAGCAAGTCGGCTAGCGTTTACAAGAATAGTGACTGGGATTTGGTAGACAGGGTGAAAGACGATAAAGAAGCCTTGAATAATATTAGGCAATCTGAATTGCCGAAAGAATTGCAGAACAAATCGAAGATTGAAATTCAAAAGGTAATAACCGAAAAAGAAGCTGAAAGAGCAGCTATACAGAAAGAAATAAACGAGCTGGCAAAAAAACGTCAGGACTATATAGACAAGCAGTTGAAAAATGACAATGCTAGCGACGATCTTGGCAAGGCTATAAATGAATCCGTTCTTGCATTTGCCAATCAGAAGGGTTATACTATCAGTAAGTAA
- the rsmG gene encoding 16S rRNA (guanine(527)-N(7))-methyltransferase RsmG produces the protein MEIILKYFPDISEEQKVQFAALYDLYVDWNSKINVISRKDIENLYTHHVLHSLAIAKLIQFTDGTQLMDVGTGGGFPGVPLAILFPKCKFLLVDSIGKKIRVATEVATAIGLKNIQFRHCRAEEVKEKFDFVVSRAVMPLPDLVKIIKKNISKEQHNALPNGLICLKGGNLEGELKPFKKTAEADDLSMFFEEEYFKTKKIVYVLI, from the coding sequence ATGGAAATAATTCTTAAGTATTTTCCGGATATCAGCGAAGAACAGAAGGTGCAATTCGCGGCTCTTTATGACCTATATGTTGACTGGAATTCAAAGATAAATGTAATTTCGCGTAAGGATATAGAAAACCTGTATACACACCATGTTTTGCATTCACTTGCCATAGCGAAACTTATACAGTTTACCGATGGGACACAGCTTATGGATGTAGGTACAGGTGGAGGTTTTCCCGGTGTACCATTGGCTATATTGTTTCCGAAATGCAAGTTTCTGTTGGTAGATAGTATCGGTAAAAAGATAAGGGTGGCAACAGAGGTGGCGACAGCTATCGGATTGAAGAATATCCAGTTTCGCCATTGTAGAGCTGAAGAAGTAAAAGAAAAATTTGACTTTGTAGTAAGCCGTGCAGTAATGCCGTTGCCCGATCTGGTAAAGATTATAAAAAAGAATATTTCAAAAGAGCAACACAACGCTCTGCCAAACGGCTTGATTTGCCTTAAAGGGGGGAATCTTGAAGGCGAATTGAAACCTTTTAAGAAGACAGCTGAAGCTGATGACTTATCTATGTTCTTCGAAGAAGAATATTTCAAGACCAAGAAAATCGTTTACGTTCTTATTTAA
- a CDS encoding DUF3298 and DUF4163 domain-containing protein — MKIIFTSIGLFVLSLSVFISCKTEKKINTPNAISYDSISVSKIYHLDNDSTKPSCSLKITYIFPVKFADEKILATVQKELNFALMEDEKYEQMKPQDAINKYVEDYVEKYKTDAKEQFPDWQESGDTEDYFSYYKTLDTKVIFDMDDILSYQISSMDYKGGANSSTAYRNIVIDLKTGNILSEQDIFLPEYRKLLNAILIRKIVAQNKVQKPEDLLEFGYWGIEDLTSNENFLVDNNGLTYIFNPGEYSAPSLGEIRVSLPYNEIRDLLRDNSPISIFVGK; from the coding sequence ATGAAAATCATATTTACATCTATAGGCTTATTTGTATTATCTCTTTCTGTTTTTATATCCTGTAAAACAGAGAAAAAGATAAATACACCGAATGCGATATCTTACGATTCCATATCGGTTTCCAAGATATATCATTTGGATAACGATTCTACAAAACCGTCATGTTCGTTAAAGATCACATATATTTTCCCCGTGAAGTTTGCTGATGAGAAAATTTTGGCTACGGTACAGAAGGAATTGAATTTTGCACTGATGGAAGACGAGAAATATGAGCAAATGAAGCCGCAGGATGCCATCAATAAATATGTAGAAGATTATGTGGAAAAATATAAGACTGATGCCAAAGAGCAGTTTCCCGACTGGCAGGAATCAGGTGACACCGAGGATTATTTTTCATATTATAAAACATTGGATACAAAAGTGATATTCGATATGGACGATATATTGTCGTACCAAATATCATCGATGGATTATAAAGGCGGGGCAAACTCTTCTACTGCTTACCGCAATATTGTGATAGATTTAAAGACCGGAAATATATTGAGTGAACAGGATATATTCTTGCCCGAATACAGGAAATTGCTGAATGCTATTTTGATAAGGAAAATAGTAGCTCAGAATAAAGTGCAGAAACCCGAAGACCTTCTCGAATTCGGTTACTGGGGGATTGAAGACCTGACATCGAATGAAAATTTCCTAGTGGATAATAATGGTCTGACCTATATTTTCAATCCGGGAGAATATTCGGCCCCTTCTCTTGGGGAAATCCGAGTATCCCTTCCCTATAATGAAATCAGGGACCTGCTGAGAGATAATTCGCCAATATCAATTTTTGTCGGAAAATAA
- a CDS encoding Rrf2 family transcriptional regulator, which yields MSDRKFSISMHILVLLATSTDEWLSSDYLAGSMNINPVLVRKELSNLRRHGIVLSKEGKNGGSMLAKPADKILLSDIYRIVSSRTALGNSLASPNPKCPVGKQINEHLHDLNIEAEDFIIAKLSDQTLADFKKKFE from the coding sequence ATGAGCGATCGTAAGTTTTCAATATCAATGCATATATTAGTGCTTTTGGCTACGAGTACGGATGAGTGGCTTTCTTCCGACTATCTGGCCGGAAGTATGAATATCAATCCTGTATTGGTAAGGAAAGAATTATCGAACCTTCGTCGGCATGGGATTGTTCTTAGTAAAGAAGGAAAGAACGGGGGGAGTATGTTGGCAAAGCCGGCAGATAAAATCCTTCTTTCCGATATATATAGAATAGTCAGTTCCCGGACAGCATTAGGTAATTCATTAGCGTCTCCGAATCCGAAATGTCCTGTAGGGAAACAGATTAATGAACACCTGCACGATTTGAATATAGAAGCAGAGGATTTTATAATCGCGAAGCTTTCAGATCAGACACTGGCTGATTTTAAGAAGAAGTTTGAGTAA